A section of the Clostridium omnivorum genome encodes:
- the grdC gene encoding glycine/sarcosine/betaine reductase complex component C subunit beta encodes MSFPVIKKASYILVNTPDMITHNGTTQTLERETNPDSEYLKQIPEHLRSFEEVVGYAPNQTYIGNMTPEELNVRKRPWHNENVEGANRFGKFGEIMPQDEFYGLMKLSDVFDLVKLEKEFTDRVKAKFDAHPVLKTKVEALGEGEAAENIAALVENHLAEGLYEGEKLVGCVRRAHEFDKNLSSHIMVENLAVKASGVLALMHLVNDPEINVDEIEYIIECSEEAIGDMNQRGGGNIAKSIGEVAGLKAATGADMRGFCAGPTHALITAASLVKSGIYKSVVVVAGGATAKLGMNGKDHVKKGLPVLEDCLGGFAILVTENDGINPILRTDVIGRHTIGHGASPQAVLEALVLDPLDKNGLKITDINKFAPEMQTPDITEPAGAGDVPTQNYKMIGALAVKKGQLDRKDLPSFVTEHGYPGFAPTQGHIPSGVPIVGHGRDKMLAGEMDNFMIIGKGSLFLGRMTNLFDGVSILVEKNNGNAEAAEGAGVSKDEIKLMVADAMKDFAAYLTDKKQ; translated from the coding sequence AGAAGTTTTGAAGAAGTTGTAGGTTATGCTCCTAATCAAACTTACATTGGAAACATGACACCTGAAGAATTGAATGTTAGAAAAAGACCATGGCATAATGAAAATGTAGAAGGTGCAAACAGATTCGGTAAATTTGGAGAAATAATGCCACAAGACGAGTTTTATGGACTTATGAAGCTTTCTGATGTTTTTGACTTAGTAAAGCTTGAAAAAGAATTTACTGACAGAGTAAAAGCTAAGTTTGATGCACATCCTGTATTAAAGACAAAAGTTGAAGCTTTAGGTGAAGGTGAAGCTGCTGAGAATATTGCAGCACTTGTTGAAAATCACTTAGCTGAAGGATTATATGAAGGCGAAAAATTAGTTGGATGTGTAAGAAGAGCGCATGAATTTGATAAGAATCTTTCATCACATATAATGGTGGAAAATTTAGCTGTAAAGGCATCAGGAGTACTTGCTCTTATGCATTTAGTAAATGATCCAGAAATTAATGTTGATGAAATTGAATATATAATTGAGTGCTCAGAAGAAGCTATTGGTGATATGAACCAAAGAGGCGGCGGAAACATAGCTAAGTCAATTGGAGAAGTTGCTGGCCTTAAAGCTGCAACTGGTGCTGATATGAGAGGCTTCTGTGCTGGCCCAACCCACGCACTTATAACAGCTGCTTCATTAGTTAAATCAGGGATTTACAAGAGTGTTGTAGTTGTGGCTGGAGGAGCTACTGCAAAGCTTGGTATGAATGGAAAAGACCACGTAAAAAAAGGACTTCCAGTACTTGAAGACTGCTTAGGAGGATTTGCAATCCTAGTTACTGAAAATGATGGCATAAATCCAATATTAAGAACTGATGTAATAGGAAGACATACAATTGGACATGGAGCTTCACCACAAGCAGTATTAGAAGCATTAGTACTTGATCCACTAGATAAAAATGGACTAAAGATTACTGATATCAATAAGTTTGCTCCAGAAATGCAAACTCCTGATATAACTGAACCAGCAGGTGCTGGAGATGTACCTACTCAAAACTATAAGATGATAGGTGCTCTAGCAGTTAAGAAAGGACAATTAGATAGAAAAGATCTTCCAAGTTTTGTAACTGAACATGGATACCCAGGATTTGCTCCAACTCAAGGACATATTCCATCAGGAGTGCCAATAGTTGGACATGGAAGAGATAAAATGCTTGCTGGTGAAATGGATAACTTTATGATAATAGGTAAAGGAAGCTTATTCCTTGGTAGAATGACTAACCTATTTGATGGAGTTTCAATACTAGTAGAAAAGAATAATGGAAATGCTGAAGCTGCTGAAGGTGCAGGAGTAAGCAAAGATGAAATCAAATTAATGGTAGCAGACGCTATGAAAGATTTTGCTGCTTACTTAACTGATAAAAAGCAGTAG